The Mauremys reevesii isolate NIE-2019 linkage group 1, ASM1616193v1, whole genome shotgun sequence genome segment AGCTTCACATACAATGAGAGTGCATACAATCCAAGGGGATATCAATGTTTAGCAGATTAAGACTTTAAGAATGATACCTCAtagggcatattttgtacaagacaTACCATAATTACATCGCCATGGTAAATATGGGTGCTTTAGTGCAGAGTGTCACAGGGACGATCCAGAGAGTGAcagagggtgggaaggagaggagtgagtgaggggcagggccttgaggggaagaggcagagcagagaggtggggcctcaggcttccagttaccagcaattaggaAGGTGGCAACCCTATCAGTTGTACATAGGCAGATTGCCCAGTTTCTCaggctgacacagcacagtaaggtcaggaaaggatttaatgtcTCCTTGACTGGCTAGTCAGTGATgagggcccagcaccatgtcaccagaCAGGTCTGCATAGAGctcggtctgagagccagagaaccaggagaaaactttaggtccATTTATGAGtaaagggctggagcagcctaACCCGGATCTGTTGGTTCCTcgccccatagatgatggggtttagcatggggggcagcaggaggtacaTGTTGGCCATGAGAATGTGTAAATGCTGGGCCACATTGTGCCCAAAACGGtgcgtgaggaaggagaagagagctgggatgtaagaggctaagatgacacagaggtgggagccgcaggtcccaaaagtcttgagccgaGCATCctttgttgggagtctgaaaatggccctgaggatctgggtataggacagggtgataaaaaacacatccagagcgGTCACGAAGAATGCCACAGAGAGGCTGTAGTAACTACTGATGCTGATGtcagcgcaggccagcttcaccacagctatGTGCTCACAGTACGTATGGggaatgatgttggttctgcaatatggccacctcCTTGccaggaagggatggggcagtATGAGCATGATGCCGCGCAGCACCATGGCCAGGCCAATTTTGGCCACCACAGGATTTCTTAgggtggtggaatgtctcaggggatcacagatggccacgtagcgatcaaaagccatggcaaCAAGGATCCCAGACTCTATCACAGAGAAGCTGacaatgaagtacatctgggtgaggcatgcactgaaattgatctccctggaatagaaccagaagatgctcagcattttgggtaggatggatgtagacaggaccaggtcagtgacagccagcatgcagaggaaatagaacatgggcacatggaggctcggctccgtCTTTAccatgaacaggatggtgaagttccccaagatggttatggtgtacatggtgcagaaggggatggagatccagacatgggctgcctccaggccaggaatgcccagcaggatgaaggtggaggggttaaTGAAGTCGGTtgagttggaatctgacatggtgcaggggagaaggtgtccaacacTGAGGCAGAACGGTGTTTCCGGCATATACTGTATGTTCCCCTGACTTTCTGTATGTGCCCAGAGTCTTGGGTGATGGTCGCAGGACAAACACCTGGATGAagagacaatgttaatatgagacaTTACATGCACAAGTGGAGGCTGTGAAGCAGATTGGCCGCTcctcacacactgaaaaatgatattttcattattcaggtaaatgaattatgaacaactgacCCTACTAATGCCAATTCTATATTTTATGGTGCTTCCTGCATCAATAGTTCCTCCACATCGTGGTGTGGGAAACCTTAGGAGGCACCAGCAGGAAAGACGAGTGTATACTGGTTATCCCTTATTGTTCtctaggacttgtctacactgccatgttttttcaccaaaaagcAACATTTGGTGACAAAATAGCGGAGGTGTAAACATTATAAAGCCACTTTCGATGACGGAATTCTCAGTTTCAGTGACGTAATAAATCCACCTTAACGACAGTTGCAATGTTTTTATGcaacaaagtgccagtgtagacactgttctTGATTTTATCACTGTAATTGGCCAATTGCTTTTCTCCCATGCCCTACGGGCCCTACTTCTGGGAACACTCACCATGCTTCCAGTGTTCACCAGCATGTGTGCTTATCAAGGGTCAACAGGAAAGTGACTGGTGTGTTATCAGCAGTGTGTTTTAATGTAGTGTTTTAGCGCTGTACGTGTACTTAAAAATAATGCTTATCTTTATTGCTACTTGTGCTTTTCCAGATATGTCCTTGAAACGAGGCACCCCCTCCACTCCAGCCGAGGGTCTCCACCAGATAAGAAAGCTATCAAGATGGAGCAAGGAAGATATGTTCTGGGAGGTGCTGCAGTACTCTGATGCAGACAAGACAGAATGAAGGCAGTGGAAGGAAAGCAAtaagcaggaaagaaaagaaaatgagagatTCACTAGGGATGCAATGGAGAGGCTGATAAAAGTTTTCTAGTGGCTAACGAACATGCTGCAGTCCCTCCTGATGCCTCACACTGAGAAGGTGGGTCCTTGCCTTCCCCTTCAGCACATTGAGAACTCTTTCCCATGTTCTCCCCAAACTCTATATGCACATTTCTTTCTGATTTCTGGGATGTCTCACTTTCCCGTTCACTCCACTGCCACAGACaccttttcaaatgaaaattaaatctcctagaactggaagggattatgaaaggtcattgagtccagtcccctgccttcactagcagggccaagtactgattttaccccagatcccaaAGCGGCCCCTCTCATGGATTgagctcagaaccctgggtttagcaggccaatgctcaaaccactgagctatccctccccacacatatactcagctgtgtgtgtgtgtgtgcatggtctGGTGGGTTTTTTGGCAATAGAAGCAAAGTTATTTGAATAATAAGCACTCTTTATTTGTTTCCGTTGAAGTTATAATAGCAGAAAGCAACAGCAAAGCAGCAGGCACTTTTATCATTTCCTTACATTGAACCCTGGGCCTGAACAATCACAAGAGCTTCCTACCCTACCAAAACTGGACTTCATTCTGCATTACAATCCCATGCATAGCAATAAACATTACTTGTTCTCATTTTAAAAGTATTGTcgcaaagcctccctgattccaATTGCCCTGCACTGTTCCCTCTAATAGCCTTGGTATCtgactgctcaaaatcagcaACTGTTCTGTCTGAGCAGTGCACCCCTGAGTAAACTTTTTGCCCttaccttcacaaatattatacaAGGTGCAACACATGGCTAcaaccatgggaatattttcctcactgaggtctaacctgtCATAAAGGCATCACCAGCGCGCTTTTAAtgtgccaaatgcacattctatgGTCACCTTGTTCctactcagcctattgttgaaatGCTCCTTACTGTTATCCAGGTTTCCCATGTACAGGTTCATGAGCCCCGGCATTGAGGGATATGCCAGGTCTCCCAGGATTACTATGAGCATTTCTATGTGGGGATCTTCTGGTTTCTAAATATTcatgcatcatgcacttttctggaCCACCCTGCACTGATGTCcatgaaacgcccacagtgatcctcgagtgcttgcaacaccatggAGGAGTACCCTTTCCAATTGATATATTCCATCACAAAGTGTCCagtgccaaaattggaatatgcatgccatctgtCACCCCTCTGCAGTTGGGGAAATTCATTTCTGCAaaaccatccacaatgtcatgcacgttgcaAAGAGTCACGGTCTTGTGCGGTAGGATCGCTAACGGCCCTGCACGCTTGCGTTAACACAGCCTCAACGTCGACCTCCCAGCTCCAAACTGATTTGCGACCAACCAGTAGCAGCCTGGAGTCGCCAGCTTCCACAATGTGATCGCCATGTGCTTCGCCACTGACACTGCAGCTGTCTTTTGGGTGGCTTTAAaaatccaaaagttctgcagctactGCTCATCATCCCTGACTTGCATAACGATGTGATTCCACCCCTCAGTGCtagtttcccaagcccaaaagtggcgttccaccATGCTCAGatgttctgtgaatgccaaaagcaatctaatgCTGCTGCTATCCATGTCTGACACCACATCAGGCAACTGTGACTCCTGTTGCCTTTGTAGAAAAATTTGAATGAAAAAtgggagttctttaagaagagtttattaaAGAGCTAAAAAGCCACAATTCCACAATCAAGGAAGTGGACAACTTTGGTTAAAAACCCAGTTCAGTAGCAAAGTGAAGGCAGGAATTAAGGGAGGAAAAGCAACATATAACAAAtgagaaaaagggaaaataattgGCAAGCAATACAGATTGgaagttatgaaaattgataCAGGACGTTACAGACATCGGAGGAAATCCATGCTTTGCAGGGCTAAGGAGAACAAAAAGGAGGTTATgaagtatattaagaacaaaagaagTCCTAGAAAAGGTAAAGGCCAATTcctagagggagaaaggaaacttgttaatgttgcagaaaaGGTATATGTGTTCAAGAactatttttgttctgcatttggaaagaagcagtagGAGGTACTCATATCACATGCAGTGATGAAACCCTTTCCAGTCCATTAGCAGTCAAGGAGCATGTTAACCAGAATCTAGAGTAGAACCTTAgaattacaaacaccagagttatgaactgaccaataaccacacatctcatttggaaccagaagtaggTAGTCaggaaacaatggaaaagctgataggggatatgttaaaaaaaaaaagtcgaggagtataattaatgccagtcaaaaacatggtttatggaaaataggtcttgtcaaataaaGATGATTTTGTCCTTTCATGAGAGTACACATTTGGTTGACCAAGGGAACCAAACAGATGCAATAGACTTCAATTTCTGTGAGACATTTGATTTAGTAGGGAAAaacattcaattaaaaaaatgagcATTATACAATATCAGTAGCTTTTGTTAAATGTTAAATGGACTAAAACCTGGCTATCTGACAGATCTCAGAAAGCAGTTGTCAATGGGTCATTGTCAGTaaatgggggtgtttctagtcGGGTTCTACAGAGATCAGTTCTAGGTcagatgctattcaatattttcatcaatgatctggaagcaaATAGAAAATTGTTGCAagtaaaatttgcggatgacccCAAGATTGGCAGAGTGGTTACAATGAGGTGGCCAGGGC includes the following:
- the LOC120394614 gene encoding olfactory receptor 52E2-like translates to MSDSNSTDFINPSTFILLGIPGLEAAHVWISIPFCTMYTITILGNFTILFMVKTEPSLHVPMFYFLCMLAVTDLVLSTSILPKMLSIFWFYSREINFSACLTQMYFIVSFSVIESGILVAMAFDRYVAICDPLRHSTTLRNPVVAKIGLAMVLRGIMLILPHPFLARRWPYCRTNIIPHTYCEHIAVVKLACADISISSYYSLSVAFFVTALDVFFITLSYTQILRAIFRLPTKDARLKTFGTCGSHLCVILASYIPALFSFLTHRFGHNVAQHLHILMANMYLLLPPMLNPIIYGARNQQIRVRLLQPFTHKWT